GTTCGTCTCGCGCATGGCTCTGGCAATGGCCGCAGGCTCCGCGGATCCGGCGCGCTCGATGGCGTCCAGGACGATCAACACCGAGTCAGCGGTCAGAGCGCCGAACGCGTTGGGATCCTTTCCGGTCACCTGGCGGAAGGTCTCAACGTACTTGCGCGCCAGCGGGTTGGTGAACGCCTTCTCGTGGTAGAAGCCGGTGTGCATCAGGCCCTCCACGGCGCTCCCGCCGATCTGGATCAGCTCCGGCGCGTCCGCACCGTCGCCCGCCAGGATGGGAACGTTGAGCCCCAGCCTGCGCGCCTGGACCGCGGCCAGGGCGATCTCGGTGTAGTAGTTGGGCATGTAGAGAAGCTCGGGGTTGGCAGCCCTGATGCCAGTCAGCTGCGCGCTGAAGTCCTGGTCGCCGGTCTTCAGGTACTGGGTGGCCACGACCTGCCCGCCGAGCTTGGTGAACTCCCGGGCAAAGAAGTTGCCGAGGCCGACAGCGTAGTCCTGGGCCACGTCAACCAGGAGCGCCGCCCGCCGCACGCCAAGCTGCTCGTACGCAAACCGGGCGGCAATCTGGCCCTGGAACGGGTCGATGAAGCACGCCCGGAAGACGTACTGCCGCCCCTGGGTGGTGAGCGGGTTGGTGGTGGACGGCCCGATGATCGGGACGTTGGCCTGCTCCGCCACGGGCCCGGCCGCCAGCATGGAGCCGGAAATCATGGGCCCAATGATGGC
This portion of the Bacillota bacterium genome encodes:
- a CDS encoding ABC transporter substrate-binding protein — protein: MKRTVSVLIAGVLLLVGAAAASAAEPIKIGLNLEMTGAVAAYGQQGYEGIQVLQKMMKLEALGRPVEFVLVDNKSDRVESANAAQRLIQRDRVVAIIGPMISGSMLAAGPVAEQANVPIIGPSTTNPLTTQGRQYVFRACFIDPFQGQIAARFAYEQLGVRRAALLVDVAQDYAVGLGNFFAREFTKLGGQVVATQYLKTGDQDFSAQLTGIRAANPELLYMPNYYTEIALAAVQARRLGLNVPILAGDGADAPELIQIGGSAVEGLMHTGFYHEKAFTNPLARKYVETFRQVTGKDPNAFGALTADSVLIVLDAIERAGSAEPAAIARAMRETNNLEVTTGSVTIQGGDAIKPVVIRKLVNGQWQYLATVNP